A segment of the Allosaccharopolyspora coralli genome:
ACCACAACTGCTCAGTCACTTCACTACGAAGCTGCGTCATCACAAGAAACCTTCCGGTGCGTTCACACAACGGGTGTTCAGGAGGCGGCAGCGCCCGACGACTTACCCGTACTGGTCGAGACTGGTGTGATCGACTTCGCGCGATACGCAGTGCCGTTGCGCCCGTTCTGCGCCCACGGAATCGCCTGAAGCTCTGCCGGGGACACCGGTTGACCCTTCGCGACCTTGGGCGGGACAGCTCCCGCGACGGTCACGTTGATCACCTCGGCCCCGCCTTCATCCACGGCAACCAGCTGCACAGCAAACAACGGCTCCTTGGTGTTGCGGTCCATCCGCTGCACACCATTCTGATCATTCTTCGGCTCCGCCTCACGCGAGACCGTGAACGACACCTGCGACACATCAATCAACAGACGCATAACAAAGCCCTCCCAGGCTTGCTCTCTTGGTTGTCGACACCCCTTCCGGGTGCGCAACACAAGGAAACCGCCGAGGAGGGCTTGGAACCCGGACAAACTGTCCGGGTGGGTTCAGGACGGGTCTGGACGGCCCGCGTATGCGTCGTTAACGGCCTGCAAAAGCGCAGGCCACGGCAGGTCTTTACTGGGTGGCGCGTTCCGCGGTTCGTGCAGTGGCCAGACGTCGTCACCGTAGACAAGATGGACGCCGGCCTTCCGGAGAGCCGCCAGATGCTGGTCCCACATGGGTTGCCGCGCGTGCGCGGCGTTGACTCGCGGGAACACGACCACCGGCACAGCCTGGGCGCCGATGGCTTCACAGGCTGCCGTCAGGAGCTGGTTGTCCGCGAGGCCAAGGGCGAGCTTGGCGACCGTGTTCGCACTCGCAGGAACGACCGCGTAAACGTCGATCGCCGGATGCGGGCTTCCTTCACCGGGCGTACGTGGCTGCGAGCGCACGACGTTCCCGGTGACTTCTTCGAGATTGCTGAGTTCGTCGTCGGCAAGCCAGGTCGCCGTCGTCGGACTCAGGGTCACGGCAACGTCCCAACCGGACTCGATGGCTGGCTCGACGAGCATCGTGCGTACACGCTCAGCACCGCCGGCGGCCGACACGAGCAGGCCGAGGGCGGGGCGGGTCACTGGATGGCCCTGCAACGTTCGGCAAGCCCGGAAAGGGGCGAGGACTTCGCGCCACCCGCGACCGGCGACCGCCGATGCATCGCCTTAACGGTCTCGCGAACCATCGGACTGTGTCGCACGAGCTGGGGAGCTGCCTGCTCGGCAGTGAGAAGCGACTGCAACGCCGGTTCATCTTCGGCCAGCATGCTTTGTGCTCGAGCCACGTCGATCATGTGTGTCACGCGTCGTTCGACCGGAAGATGCTCGACCACAATGGACGGACCGTGTTCGACGACGAACGGCACGTCCCCCAGGTCGAGCGCAGCCGACATGCGGTGAAGCTCCACGTTGGTCGGCCCGAAGCCCGTCTGCCAGTAGTTGCCGTCCTCGTCGAGGTCATGAGCGGCAGCGAAGGCCCGGTTGAGCAGCTCGGTCGCTGTCGGGCGGTCTTGGCGACGTGCCGCCGCGATGGCCGTACGAAGGTGCAGCATCCCGAATAGGCTCAACGCGGACGGGTCGCCCTGCGCCATCTGCGGAGCAAGCCACTCAGAGGCACGGTTGCCGAGCGAGAGCGCGTCATCGAAGCGCCCGACCGCCAGCAGTGCATGTGTGCCGGCGCGAGCGGCAGACGCCAACACGAGCGGATCGTCCGAGGAATCCGCGGCCTGCATCGAGCGTTCAGCAGCGATCCAGGCAAGATCCGCCTCACCCACTTTGCTCAGCGCAGTCGCCGCCAGGTGATGAGTTCGAGCCGAGACAGCCCAGCAGTGCCGCGCGTTCGCCTCTCCTGACGAGGCGGCATCCTCCAGCTGTTGTGCTACTTCGATGAGCCCGGGAAGCGCCTTGATGACGCGGCCCAGTCGACCCGCCTGGTAGTCATCCCACGCCTCCTCAACGAACCGAGTGGACGATTCGGGGTCAGCGGTGACGACTGGCGAACCGGAGCCAAACAGCGTCCGGGACAGCCGCCGAGGCGTCATGAGCGCATCACGTACGGC
Coding sequences within it:
- a CDS encoding flavoprotein yields the protein MSAAGGAERVRTMLVEPAIESGWDVAVTLSPTTATWLADDELSNLEEVTGNVVRSQPRTPGEGSPHPAIDVYAVVPASANTVAKLALGLADNQLLTAACEAIGAQAVPVVVFPRVNAAHARQPMWDQHLAALRKAGVHLVYGDDVWPLHEPRNAPPSKDLPWPALLQAVNDAYAGRPDPS
- a CDS encoding helix-turn-helix domain-containing protein; the protein is MRGAGDQMTVGERIKFYRRRRGLTQEVLANLVGRKVDWLSKIERGERDVRRLDVLSDVARALRVTLADLFGQPVLMEDDEENDNVPAVRDALMTPRRLSRTLFGSGSPVVTADPESSTRFVEEAWDDYQAGRLGRVIKALPGLIEVAQQLEDAASSGEANARHCWAVSARTHHLAATALSKVGEADLAWIAAERSMQAADSSDDPLVLASAARAGTHALLAVGRFDDALSLGNRASEWLAPQMAQGDPSALSLFGMLHLRTAIAAARRQDRPTATELLNRAFAAAHDLDEDGNYWQTGFGPTNVELHRMSAALDLGDVPFVVEHGPSIVVEHLPVERRVTHMIDVARAQSMLAEDEPALQSLLTAEQAAPQLVRHSPMVRETVKAMHRRSPVAGGAKSSPLSGLAERCRAIQ